Sequence from the Methanosarcina siciliae T4/M genome:
GTCAGATACTCAGCCACATGGATACCGGAAAGGTTCAGCTCCAGCAGCTCGATTTGTTCCTGTTTTTTTCCGGCGCAGAGGATAATCCCAAGAGGAGAATCTTCTCCCTGTTGACGCTCATATTTATCCAGCCAGCGCAGGTAGAGCCCCATCTGACCTTTATATTCGGCTTTGAAATTTCCAAGCTTCAGGTCAATAGCTATTAACCTGTGCAGGGATCGGTGATAGAAAAGAAGGTCAATATAGAAATCGTCATTATCTATCTGGATATGCCTCTGCCTGGCAACGAAAGCGAATCCAGCACCCAGCTCAAGCAAAAAAGCTTCCAGCTCTCGAAGGATTGCATCCTCAAGGTCTTTTTCAAGATAACGGTCTTTCAACCCCAGAAAATCGAGGACATATGGGTCGCGGAAAACAAGTTCAGGTGTCAGCTGATCCTGCACTCTCAGAGCAGAGAGTTCATGACGAATCACTTCTTCCGGCTTATGTGAAATGGCGGTGCGCTCATAAAGCATAGAATCGATACGTTCTTGAAGTGTACGGGTGCTCCATCGTTCGATTCTGCACATCTCAGCATAGAATTCACGTTTGAGAGGATCTTCTATAGGCATGAGTATCTTGAAATGCGTCCAGCTTAATTGTCGCCTCAGTGCGGCGACAATTCCCTCATCAGGAAAAGCTTCTGAGAACTGAATCATACGGCGCAGGTTTTTCTCTTCAAATCCCGGCCAAACTCAGCAGTCAATTCTCGTCCAAGCGAAACGACAATCTCCTGTCCATATCCAGCCCTTTCACCTCCGAGGATTTCTTCCCGGATGCGATTCCCGATATGCCAGTAAAGCATCGTCAATCCGGCATTAACAGCAGTCGCTACAGTCGAACGGGTTTCTTCGATCATCTGGCGGATATCGTTCACCAGCAGGGAATTATTAAAAGCCTTTCTGACCTCCTTCCTGTCTTTACGGTTCATAGCTTTTTCCCTATTCCCTATTATCAGATCCAGCAGTTAATTCTAAAAGAAGTTAGTGAAGAAAATTTAATACAGCGAAACAAAACCCTCCAGCCTTTTCTGATAAAACAAATACTGCTGAGCATACCCACAGTAATAGCCGAAGTATTTCCGTCCCCATTCTCCCATACAGCTCATGTTCGTGCAGGTTTCAAAGTAGCTGTCATCGATATGGTAATGCTGGATGATCTGCCTGACATGGGTATCAACCGGGAAGGCTTCCATTTTCTCAAAGGCGAACAGGAGGACGCAGTCGGCAACTTTTTCCCCGATGCCGCGAAGCCTCATGAGGCGTTCCCTGGCGTACCTGTATTCCAGGCGGTAGAGGACGTTAAGG
This genomic interval carries:
- a CDS encoding YhcG family protein — protein: MCRIERWSTRTLQERIDSMLYERTAISHKPEEVIRHELSALRVQDQLTPELVFRDPYVLDFLGLKDRYLEKDLEDAILRELEAFLLELGAGFAFVARQRHIQIDNDDFYIDLLFYHRSLHRLIAIDLKLGNFKAEYKGQMGLYLRWLDKYERQQGEDSPLGIILCAGKKQEQIELLELNLSGIHVAEYLTELPSREMLVEKLHRAIKVARARLEAYNN